In Sorghum bicolor cultivar BTx623 chromosome 8, Sorghum_bicolor_NCBIv3, whole genome shotgun sequence, one genomic interval encodes:
- the LOC8067247 gene encoding acyl-CoA-binding domain-containing protein 5 isoform X1, whose amino-acid sequence MFGFSRRRGKLGRSKGDPSDSLNSSRSPVGPSKHLSLPNVYDAVMTSVSGGADDLSNRCSSDTFDPDGRTFNISENWTVLSTEGNKPTPRFYHAAAIVSSKMVVFGGDSGQRLLDDTKILNLEKLTWDSAPPKVCPSPSGRSMKLPACKGHCLVPWGNSVILVGGKTEPASDRLSVWTFNTETELWSLIEAKGDIPAARSGHTVIRAGATLILFGGEDTKGKKRHDLHMFDLKSSTWLPLNYKGTGPSPRSNHVATLYDDKILLIFGGHSKSKTLNDLYSLDFDTMVWSRVKTHGPHPSPRAGCSGTLCGTKWYIAGGASKKKRHAETWAFDVLQSKWSVCVVPPSSSITTKKGFSMVPFYHRDKIALIAFGGNKKEPSNKVEVLVVLQNEHSFSWRSAPPEVDRVLYEYSPSNKELADHLNKCAPLYSNSSIARHSLTSVIEHPPRREPLSESLLKQSSLGTSLHGQLDQVEECSLGQKLQKPMDDDRYDDVDDSSSCQDRTPKGHRSKRTGPGIQNDIAENIVTGGSNVRRIARCSSDVSQSHLYNTKIADLIRRNTTLEDQLSTALASKDQLEKSLSSVIHSREQLEKMLANKDKEAEMLKEKIACLELAQEESNSLSNTVHADNVRLEREVAFLKAVTDETQKELHSTRRVLAGEQSRAFQLQVEVFHLKQRLQILEGRSGTPTKQPL is encoded by the exons ATGTTTGGTTTCTCGCGGCGACGGGGAAAACTTGGAAG GTCGAAGGGTGACCCAAGTGATTCTTTGAACAGCTCTAGGAGTCCTGTTGGCCCCAGTAAACACCTCAGCCTGCCCAAT GTATATGATGCAGTTATGACATCAGTGAGTGGCGGTGCAGATGATCTTTCCAACCGCTGCTCGTCCGATACCTTTGATCCTGATGGACGCACTTTCAATATTTCAGAAAATTGGACTGTGCTGTCCACAGAGGGGAATAAACCTACTCCTCGTTTCTAT CATGCAGCAGCCATTGTAAGTAGCAAGATGGTAGTGTTTGGTGGTGATTCTGGTCAACGCTTATTAGATGACACAAAG ATACTGAATTTAGAGAAGCTTACTTGGGATTCTGCGCCTCCTAAAGTTTGCCCATCACCAAGCGGACGTTCAATGAAGTTGCCAGCCTGCAAAGGTCAttgtctg GTTCCATGGGGAAATAGTGTCATTCTTGTTGGGGGTAAAACTGAGCCTGCTTCTGATCGTTTATCAG TATGGACTTTCAATACAGAAACGGAGCTTTGGTCACTTATAGAAGCCAAGGGTGATATCCCT GCAGCTCGAAGTGGCCACACCGTGATTAGAGCTGGTGCTACATTGATACTTTTTGGCGGTGAGGACACAAAAGGAAAGAAACGGCATGACCTGCACATGTTTGATCTAAAGTCATCAACCTGGCTTCCATTGAACTATAA AGGCACTGGACCTTCTCCAAGATCCAATCATGTCGCTACACTGTATGATGATAAGATCCTTCTAATTTTTGGAGGccactcaaaatccaagacacTTAATGACTTGTATTCCTTAGATTTTGATACA ATGGTATGGTCAAGAGTGAAGACTCATGGTCCTCACCCATCACCTCGAGCTGGTTGCAGCGGAACTCTCTGTGGAACTAAGTGGTACATAGCTGGCGGTGCAAGCAAGAAAAAAC GACATGCTGAAACCTGGGCTTTTGATGTTCTACAATCTAAGTGGTCTGTTTGTGTAGTACCCCCTAGTTCATCAATTACTACAAAAAAA GGTTTCAGCATGGTTCCTTTCTACCACAGGGACAAGATTGCTCTTATTGCATTTGGAGGGAACAAAAAAGAGCCATCCAACAAG GTTGAAGTATTAGTGGTACTGCAAAATGAGCATTCTTTTAGTTGGCGTTCAGCCCCACCAGAAGTGGACCGCGTGCTGTATGAGTATTCTCCAAGCAATAAGGAGCTTGCTGATCATCTCAACAAATGTGCCCCCTTGTACTCTAACAGTTCCATCGCAAGGCATAGTCTCACTTCTGTGATAGAACACCCACCTAGAAGGGAACCCCTCTCTGAGTCATTGTTGAAGCAGTCCAGTTTGGGCACTTCACTCCATGGGCAGTTGGATCAAGTAGAAGAGTGCAGCTTAGGTCAGAAACTGCAGAAACCAATGGATGATGACAGATACGATGACGTCGATGACTCTTCTTCATGTCAAGATAGAACT CCAAAAGGGCATCGGAGCAAAAGGACAGGACCTGGTATTCAGAATGACATAGCAGAAAATATAGTGACTGGAGGATCAAATGTGAGAAGGATAGCTAGATGCTCTTCAGATGTTAGTCAGAGCCACTTATACAACACAAAAATAGCAGACTTAATCAGAAGAAACACCACGCTCGAAGACCAGCTTTCGACCGCGCTGGCAAGCAAAGACCAGCTAGAGAAGAGCTTATCGTCGGTCATTCACAGCAGAGAACAGCTGGAGAAGATGCTTGCCAACAAAGACAAGGAGGCTGAGATGCTGAAAGAGAAGATAGCATGCTTAGAGCTGGCGCAGGAAGAGTCGAACAGCCTCTCGAACACGGTGCACGCTGATAATGTGCGCCTTGAACGTGAAGTGGCATTCCTGAAGGCCGTCACAGATGAAACCCAGAAG GAGCTGCATTCCACTCGTAGGGTTTTAGCAGGAGAACAGTCACGCGCGTTCCAGCTCCAG GTTGAAGTGTTCCATCTCAAGCAGAGGCTGCAAATACTGGAGGGGAGATCAGGAACACCCACCAAACAACCTCTATAG
- the LOC8066305 gene encoding golgin candidate 6: MDRSINFRGIAGSAGNIMQGMGKFVFGNEGIESKEDSYVERYLDRISNGTIPDDRRSAMTELQSLVAESRSAQMSFGAMGFPILLNILKEDREDVELVRGALETFVSALTPIETSQGPKTEVQPASLNSDLLSRETENISLLLSLLSEEDFYVRYYTIQLLTALLTNSLKRLQEAILLIPRGITVLMDMLMDREVIRNEALLLLTYLTRDAEEIQKIVVFEGVFEKIFSIIREEGYSDGGVVVQDCLELLNNLIRHNASNQMLLKETMGFDPLISILKIRRGSAFNFTQQKTVNLLGALNTVELLLMGGPSGEAGKNGNNANQTALAQKNILDHLLLLGVESQWAPVALRCMALRCIGNLVLRNPQNLDSLARKQVGEEPHVQPALNAIFSIILRTSVAQEFVAADYVFKCFCERNPSGQTLLASTIAPHPNQGDTHGPASDMPFGSVLLQALVSSDVNGDMEACCRASSVLSHIIKDNLQSKDRVLQIQLETPTPSLGRTEPVLHRIVTCLSIAASTDGENDQNNQPEEPYIQPVILRLLIIWLVDCSNAVNCLLESAVHLNYIIELASSKRYTACVRGLAAVVLGACILYNASREKGRDAFAVADAISQKIGLTTYFLRFDELRKSLAHPLSEQHHRKELSRSSANSMSDFQEIEEDETNKDDQHPVLSEIFDSQFVNFLSKLEADIRENIMDIFSRTKTATAVLPTELEQKNGEVDGEYIKRLKSFVEKQCNEMQDLLARNAMLAEELVRTGGGTTTDTSQKPSSGRERVQIEALRQELEGAKRQIEALKTEKSQIEAEANNQRNLSVKLESDLKSLSEAYNSIEQANYRLDAEVKTLRQGGSVPYPDVEAIKAQAKEEAEKDSEAELNDLLVCLGQEQTKVEKLSTRLAELGEDVDTLLQGIGDDTAIPDDDDEDEDDEE; the protein is encoded by the exons ATGGACCGGTCGATCAACTTCCGCGGCATCGCCGGGAGCGCCGGCAACATCATGCAG GGAATGGGGAAATTCGTTTTCGGCAACGAGGGGATCGAGTCAAAGGAAGATAG CTACGTCGAGAGATATCTTGACCGGATAAGCAATGGCACGATACCTGATGACCGGAGATCTGCCATGACTGAGCTGCAGTCGCTCGTGGCAGAAAGCCGCTCGGCACAGATGTCGTTTGGAGCAATGG gtttTCCTATCCTCCTCAATATTTTGAAAGAAGACCGCGAGGATGTAGAGCTTGTGAGAGGTGCCCTGGAGACCTTTGTGAGCGCATTGACTCCTATTGAGACGTCACAAGGGCCAAAGACTGAGGTTCAACCGGCGTCATTGAACTCTGATCTGCTGTCTCGAGAAACAGAGAATATTTCTCTTCTTTTGAGCTTATTG TCAGAGGAAGACTTTTATGTGAGATACTACACAATCCAGCTTCTAACAGCTCTACTTACAAACTCGCTGAAAAG GTTACAGGAAGCGATTCTATTGATTCCTCGTGGTATAACAGTTCTAATGGACATGCTTATGGATCGTGAG GTCATAAGGAATGAAGCACTGTTACTTCTTACTTATTTGACTCGGGATGCAGAG gaaattcaaaaaattgttgTATTTGAGGGTGTGTTTGAGAAGATATTTAGCATTATCAGAGAGGAGGGCTATTCTGATGGAGGTGTAGTTGTTCAG GATTGCCTTGAACTGCTAAATAATTTAATTCGACACAATGCATCAAATCAG ATGCTTTTGAAAGAGACAATGGGCTTTGACCCACTGATATCAATACTAAAGATTAGGAGAGGCAGTGCATTTAATTTTACCCAACAGAAG ACAGTAAATCTCCTCGGAGCTTTAAATACTGTGGAACTGCTTTTGATGGGGGGCCCATCCGGTGAAGCAGGTAAAAATGGTAACAATGCAAATCAAACTGCATTGGCTCAG AAAAACATTCTGGACCATCTTCTTTTGTTGGGCGTTGAGAGTCAGTGGGCCCCTGTCGCTCTCCGCTGTATG GCACTGCGATGTATTGGCAATTTGGTGTTAAGAAATCCTCAGAATCTTGATTCTCTCGCAAGAAAGCAAGTTGGAGAAGAGCCTCATGTTCAACCCGCACTGAATGCCATCTTCTCTATAATCTTGCGGACCTCTGTAGCGCAGGAATTTGTTGCTGCTGATTATGTATTCAAGTGTTTCTGTGAG agAAATCCTAGTGGCCAGACATTATTAGCATCAACGATTGCTCCACATCCGAACCAAGGAGATACACATGGACCTGCTAGTGACATGCCTTTTGGAAG TGTACTTCTGCAAGCTCTGGTTTCAAGTGATGTCAATGGAGATATGGAG GCATGTTGCAGAGCATCTAGCGTTCTTTCTCACATTATCAAGGACAACTTGCAAAGCAAGGATCGT GTATTGCAAATTCAGCTTGAGACACCAACACCGTCCTTGGGGCGCACTGAGCCGGTATTGCATCGTATTGTCACATGTTTGTCCATCGCAGCTTCAACAGATGGAGAAAACGACCAAAACAACCAACCAGAGGAACCGTACATTCAACCTGTTATTCTCCGGCTACTCATCATATGGCTTGTTGATTGTTCAAATGCTGTCAATTGCCTTTTGGAATCAGCAGTGCATCTGAACTACATAATAGAGCTTGCTTCAAGCAAACGTTACACTGCTTGTGTTCGTGGACTGGCTGCTGTTGTTCTAGGTGCTTGCATCCTGTACAATGCTAGCCGTGAGAAGGGTCGTGATGCCTTTGCTGTTGCAGATGCTATAAGTCAAAAGATTGGCCTCACAACATACTTCTTGAGGTTTGATGAATTGAGGAAAAGCTTGGCACATCCGTTGTCAGAGCAGCATCACCGCAAGGAGCTTTCCCGATCAAGTGCGAACAGCATGTCAGATTTCCAAGAGATTGAAGAGGATGAAACAAATAAAGACGATCAACACCCTGTCCTCTCAGAAATATTTGATTCTCAGTTTGTTAATTTCCTTAGCAAGCTTGAGGCCGATATTAGAGAAAACATAATGGATATATTTAGTCGGACAAAAACTGCAACTGCAGTCCTTCCTACTGAATTGGAGCAGAAGAACGGGGAGGTCGATGGAGAGTATATCAAGCGACTAAAGTCATTTGTAGAGAAACAGTGCAATGAGATGCAG GACTTACTGGCTCGAAATGCAATGTTAGCAGAAGAGTTAGTGAGAACTGGTGGTGGTACCACCACAGATACTTCACAGAAACCTAGCAGTGGCCGAGAAAGGGTCCAGATTGAAGCCCTCAGACAAGAACTGGAGGGAGCGAAAAGACAGATAGAGGCACTCAAAACTGAAAAGTCCCAGATTGAAGCTGAAGCTAACAACCAAAGAAACCTTTCGGTAAAACTGGAGTCTGATCTCAAGAGTTTGTCAGAAGCTTACAACAGCATAGAGCAGGCCAACTACCGTTTGGATGCCGAGGTAAAAACCTTGCGGCAGGGAGGCAGCGTGCCGTATCCTGACGTGGAAGCAATAAAAGCGCAAGCCAAGGAAGAGGCTGAGAAGGACAGTGAGGCGGAACTGAATGATCTACTTGTCTGCCTCGGCCAGGAACAAACTAAGGTTGAGAAGCTGAGCACAAGGCTTGCAGAGCTCGGCGAAGATGTGGATACCCTTCTGCAAGGTATTGGCGATGACACTGCCATCCCGGATGATgacgatgaagatgaagatgatgaagaatGA
- the LOC8067247 gene encoding acyl-CoA-binding domain-containing protein 5 isoform X2 encodes MTSVSGGADDLSNRCSSDTFDPDGRTFNISENWTVLSTEGNKPTPRFYHAAAIVSSKMVVFGGDSGQRLLDDTKILNLEKLTWDSAPPKVCPSPSGRSMKLPACKGHCLVPWGNSVILVGGKTEPASDRLSVWTFNTETELWSLIEAKGDIPAARSGHTVIRAGATLILFGGEDTKGKKRHDLHMFDLKSSTWLPLNYKGTGPSPRSNHVATLYDDKILLIFGGHSKSKTLNDLYSLDFDTMVWSRVKTHGPHPSPRAGCSGTLCGTKWYIAGGASKKKRHAETWAFDVLQSKWSVCVVPPSSSITTKKGFSMVPFYHRDKIALIAFGGNKKEPSNKVEVLVVLQNEHSFSWRSAPPEVDRVLYEYSPSNKELADHLNKCAPLYSNSSIARHSLTSVIEHPPRREPLSESLLKQSSLGTSLHGQLDQVEECSLGQKLQKPMDDDRYDDVDDSSSCQDRTPKGHRSKRTGPGIQNDIAENIVTGGSNVRRIARCSSDVSQSHLYNTKIADLIRRNTTLEDQLSTALASKDQLEKSLSSVIHSREQLEKMLANKDKEAEMLKEKIACLELAQEESNSLSNTVHADNVRLEREVAFLKAVTDETQKELHSTRRVLAGEQSRAFQLQVEVFHLKQRLQILEGRSGTPTKQPL; translated from the exons ATGACATCAGTGAGTGGCGGTGCAGATGATCTTTCCAACCGCTGCTCGTCCGATACCTTTGATCCTGATGGACGCACTTTCAATATTTCAGAAAATTGGACTGTGCTGTCCACAGAGGGGAATAAACCTACTCCTCGTTTCTAT CATGCAGCAGCCATTGTAAGTAGCAAGATGGTAGTGTTTGGTGGTGATTCTGGTCAACGCTTATTAGATGACACAAAG ATACTGAATTTAGAGAAGCTTACTTGGGATTCTGCGCCTCCTAAAGTTTGCCCATCACCAAGCGGACGTTCAATGAAGTTGCCAGCCTGCAAAGGTCAttgtctg GTTCCATGGGGAAATAGTGTCATTCTTGTTGGGGGTAAAACTGAGCCTGCTTCTGATCGTTTATCAG TATGGACTTTCAATACAGAAACGGAGCTTTGGTCACTTATAGAAGCCAAGGGTGATATCCCT GCAGCTCGAAGTGGCCACACCGTGATTAGAGCTGGTGCTACATTGATACTTTTTGGCGGTGAGGACACAAAAGGAAAGAAACGGCATGACCTGCACATGTTTGATCTAAAGTCATCAACCTGGCTTCCATTGAACTATAA AGGCACTGGACCTTCTCCAAGATCCAATCATGTCGCTACACTGTATGATGATAAGATCCTTCTAATTTTTGGAGGccactcaaaatccaagacacTTAATGACTTGTATTCCTTAGATTTTGATACA ATGGTATGGTCAAGAGTGAAGACTCATGGTCCTCACCCATCACCTCGAGCTGGTTGCAGCGGAACTCTCTGTGGAACTAAGTGGTACATAGCTGGCGGTGCAAGCAAGAAAAAAC GACATGCTGAAACCTGGGCTTTTGATGTTCTACAATCTAAGTGGTCTGTTTGTGTAGTACCCCCTAGTTCATCAATTACTACAAAAAAA GGTTTCAGCATGGTTCCTTTCTACCACAGGGACAAGATTGCTCTTATTGCATTTGGAGGGAACAAAAAAGAGCCATCCAACAAG GTTGAAGTATTAGTGGTACTGCAAAATGAGCATTCTTTTAGTTGGCGTTCAGCCCCACCAGAAGTGGACCGCGTGCTGTATGAGTATTCTCCAAGCAATAAGGAGCTTGCTGATCATCTCAACAAATGTGCCCCCTTGTACTCTAACAGTTCCATCGCAAGGCATAGTCTCACTTCTGTGATAGAACACCCACCTAGAAGGGAACCCCTCTCTGAGTCATTGTTGAAGCAGTCCAGTTTGGGCACTTCACTCCATGGGCAGTTGGATCAAGTAGAAGAGTGCAGCTTAGGTCAGAAACTGCAGAAACCAATGGATGATGACAGATACGATGACGTCGATGACTCTTCTTCATGTCAAGATAGAACT CCAAAAGGGCATCGGAGCAAAAGGACAGGACCTGGTATTCAGAATGACATAGCAGAAAATATAGTGACTGGAGGATCAAATGTGAGAAGGATAGCTAGATGCTCTTCAGATGTTAGTCAGAGCCACTTATACAACACAAAAATAGCAGACTTAATCAGAAGAAACACCACGCTCGAAGACCAGCTTTCGACCGCGCTGGCAAGCAAAGACCAGCTAGAGAAGAGCTTATCGTCGGTCATTCACAGCAGAGAACAGCTGGAGAAGATGCTTGCCAACAAAGACAAGGAGGCTGAGATGCTGAAAGAGAAGATAGCATGCTTAGAGCTGGCGCAGGAAGAGTCGAACAGCCTCTCGAACACGGTGCACGCTGATAATGTGCGCCTTGAACGTGAAGTGGCATTCCTGAAGGCCGTCACAGATGAAACCCAGAAG GAGCTGCATTCCACTCGTAGGGTTTTAGCAGGAGAACAGTCACGCGCGTTCCAGCTCCAG GTTGAAGTGTTCCATCTCAAGCAGAGGCTGCAAATACTGGAGGGGAGATCAGGAACACCCACCAAACAACCTCTATAG